In Phenylobacterium zucineum HLK1, one DNA window encodes the following:
- a CDS encoding peptidylprolyl isomerase, whose product MKSLVTGPAARSAAIACALLAAGSPLPVLAQAPTQSQPAPAAPAQPEPEAAAQPAGISESVAAVVNDEIISTYDLAQRMRLLIATSGVQPTEQTLPQFQREALVSLVDERLQFQELRRVEREQKIDIVATDEEVDEEIADMARQNNMTREQFLSFLGARGIGVDTLRQQIRAQVSWARWIRGRYGSRLRIGDDQIAATQARLEAAAAKPQYQISEVLIDASRVGGMQQAMQGAQQLVAQMQQGAPFPAVARQFSALPTAAAGGDAGWISQGEMPTEVEQVLEQMRPGQLSQPIPVRDGVYIVYLRDKRAGGGATLVNLKQAAVPLAQGADEAEARAKLEALRPKITSCETLEQAAAGVEGVVAGDLGEAEVADLAPAFRQAAETLQIGQVSEPIRTNAGLHLVAVCGRRAAGEAQVDREQIENRLYGQQLSMIARRYMRDLRNSATIETR is encoded by the coding sequence ATGAAGTCTCTTGTCACGGGCCCTGCGGCGCGGAGCGCGGCGATCGCCTGCGCCCTGCTCGCGGCAGGCTCGCCGCTGCCCGTCCTCGCCCAGGCGCCGACCCAGAGCCAGCCCGCCCCCGCGGCGCCGGCCCAGCCTGAGCCCGAGGCGGCGGCCCAACCGGCCGGCATCTCGGAATCGGTCGCCGCCGTCGTCAACGACGAGATCATCTCGACCTATGACCTCGCCCAGCGGATGCGGCTGCTGATCGCCACCTCCGGCGTCCAGCCCACCGAACAGACCCTGCCCCAGTTCCAGCGCGAGGCCCTGGTCTCGCTGGTCGACGAGCGCCTGCAGTTCCAGGAGCTCCGCCGCGTCGAGCGCGAGCAGAAGATCGACATCGTCGCCACCGACGAGGAGGTGGACGAGGAGATCGCCGACATGGCGCGGCAGAACAACATGACGCGGGAGCAGTTCCTGAGCTTCCTCGGCGCGCGGGGCATCGGGGTCGACACCCTGCGCCAGCAGATCCGCGCGCAGGTCAGCTGGGCCCGCTGGATCCGCGGCCGCTACGGCTCGCGCCTGCGCATCGGCGACGACCAGATCGCGGCCACCCAGGCGCGGCTCGAGGCGGCCGCCGCCAAGCCGCAGTACCAGATCTCTGAAGTGCTGATCGACGCCAGCCGCGTCGGCGGCATGCAGCAGGCCATGCAGGGCGCCCAGCAGCTCGTGGCCCAGATGCAGCAGGGCGCGCCCTTCCCGGCCGTCGCCCGCCAGTTCTCGGCCCTGCCCACCGCCGCCGCGGGCGGCGACGCGGGCTGGATCAGCCAGGGCGAGATGCCGACCGAGGTCGAGCAGGTGCTGGAGCAGATGCGCCCCGGCCAGCTCTCCCAGCCCATCCCGGTCCGGGACGGCGTCTACATCGTCTATCTGCGCGACAAGCGCGCGGGCGGCGGGGCGACCCTCGTCAACCTCAAGCAGGCGGCCGTGCCGCTCGCCCAGGGCGCCGACGAGGCCGAGGCCCGCGCCAAGCTCGAGGCCCTGCGGCCGAAGATCACCAGCTGCGAGACCCTGGAACAGGCCGCCGCGGGCGTCGAAGGCGTCGTGGCCGGCGACCTTGGCGAGGCCGAGGTCGCCGATCTCGCGCCCGCCTTCCGCCAGGCCGCCGAGACCCTCCAGATCGGCCAGGTGTCGGAGCCCATCCGGACCAACGCCGGGCTGCATCTCGTGGCCGTCTGCGGCCGCCGCGCCGCCGGCGAGGCGCAGGTGGACCGCGAGCAGATCGAAAACCGCCTCTACGGCCAGCAGCTCTCGATGATCGCCCGGCGGTACATGCGCGACCTGCGCAACTCGGCCACCATCGAGACGCGGTGA
- the pdxA gene encoding 4-hydroxythreonine-4-phosphate dehydrogenase PdxA yields MRPAPLALTLGDPAGIGPEIVVKAWRALRAEGQAFVVVGDAQALASAPAGGAGLVRTIQSPDEAARVFPEALPVLDLPLKAPVVAGQASPAAAPAVIRWIETAVGLALSKTVSGVVTAPIAKAPLYEAGFRFPGHTEFLGELTASAPLDGARGPVMMLTAADLRVALVTVHEPLARVPASLSVERIVHTGLVTAQSLARDFGIAAPRLAVAGLNPHAGEDGGIGREEIEIIGPAVRALHDAGVDVRGPYPSDSLFPAEMRQRYDAALCMYHDQALIPVKMLDFWGGVNVTLGLPIVRTSPDHGTAFDIAGRGIARPDSLIAAVRLAADIARRRPA; encoded by the coding sequence GTGAGGCCGGCACCGCTCGCCCTCACCCTCGGGGATCCCGCGGGCATCGGCCCCGAGATCGTCGTCAAGGCGTGGCGGGCGTTGCGGGCCGAGGGGCAGGCTTTCGTCGTCGTCGGCGACGCCCAGGCGCTCGCCTCGGCGCCCGCCGGGGGCGCAGGCCTCGTTCGGACGATCCAGTCGCCAGACGAGGCCGCACGCGTCTTCCCCGAGGCGCTGCCGGTGCTGGACCTGCCGCTGAAGGCGCCCGTGGTCGCCGGACAGGCCTCGCCCGCCGCCGCGCCGGCCGTCATCCGCTGGATCGAGACCGCCGTCGGGCTCGCGCTCTCGAAGACCGTTTCGGGCGTGGTCACCGCGCCGATCGCCAAGGCCCCGCTCTATGAGGCCGGCTTCCGCTTCCCCGGCCACACCGAGTTCCTCGGTGAGCTCACCGCCTCCGCGCCGCTCGACGGCGCCCGCGGCCCGGTGATGATGCTGACCGCCGCCGACCTGCGCGTCGCTCTCGTCACGGTCCACGAGCCGCTGGCCAGGGTCCCGGCCTCGCTTTCGGTGGAGAGGATCGTCCATACCGGCCTCGTCACCGCCCAGTCGCTGGCGCGCGACTTCGGGATCGCCGCCCCCCGCCTGGCCGTCGCCGGCCTCAATCCGCACGCCGGGGAAGACGGCGGCATCGGCCGCGAGGAGATCGAGATCATCGGTCCGGCCGTCCGGGCCCTCCACGACGCCGGCGTCGACGTCCGCGGACCCTACCCCTCAGACAGCCTGTTCCCCGCCGAGATGCGCCAGCGGTACGACGCGGCGCTCTGCATGTACCACGACCAGGCCCTGATCCCGGTGAAGATGCTCGACTTCTGGGGCGGGGTGAACGTCACGCTCGGCCTGCCGATCGTTCGCACCTCGCCCGACCACGGCACGGCGTTCGACATCGCCGGCCGGGGGATCGCGCGGCCGGACAGCCTGATCGCCGCGGTCCGGCTCGCCGCCGACATCGCTCGTCGCCGCCCGGCATGA
- the rsmA gene encoding 16S rRNA (adenine(1518)-N(6)/adenine(1519)-N(6))-dimethyltransferase RsmA — MSLETLPTLREALEAHGLWAKKAFGQHFLLDLNITRKIARLAQVGDGDVVIEVGPGPGGLTRALLETGARVIAVEKDERFRPLLQEVADAAPHLTLVFGDALTADEAALSAGRPAHLVSNLPYNVGTPLLIKWLTGPWTPASLTLMFQKEVADRITAAPGEDAYGRLAVIAQATADARPVMDVPARAFTPPPKVESAVVRLEPRAARPSPERLDALQKVTAAAFGQRRKMLRSSLKALGGEPLITAAGLDPAARAEVVPVAGFLALADAWLARREAPATAAPRGR; from the coding sequence ATGAGCCTGGAGACCCTGCCCACCCTGCGCGAGGCGCTGGAGGCGCACGGCCTGTGGGCCAAGAAGGCGTTCGGCCAGCACTTCCTCCTCGATCTCAACATCACCCGCAAGATCGCGCGCCTGGCGCAGGTGGGCGACGGCGACGTGGTGATCGAGGTGGGCCCGGGCCCCGGCGGCCTGACCCGCGCTCTGCTGGAGACCGGCGCCCGGGTCATCGCCGTCGAGAAGGACGAACGCTTCCGGCCGCTGCTGCAGGAGGTGGCCGACGCCGCCCCGCATCTCACCCTGGTCTTCGGGGATGCGTTGACGGCCGACGAGGCGGCGCTGTCGGCCGGCCGGCCCGCGCACCTCGTCTCGAACCTGCCCTACAACGTCGGCACGCCGCTGCTCATCAAGTGGCTGACCGGCCCCTGGACGCCGGCGTCGCTGACCCTGATGTTCCAGAAGGAGGTCGCCGACCGGATCACGGCGGCGCCGGGCGAAGACGCCTACGGCCGGCTGGCGGTGATCGCCCAGGCCACCGCGGACGCCCGGCCGGTGATGGACGTCCCGGCCCGCGCCTTCACCCCGCCGCCGAAGGTGGAATCGGCCGTGGTCCGCCTCGAGCCGCGGGCCGCCCGCCCCTCGCCCGAGCGCCTGGACGCCCTGCAGAAGGTCACCGCCGCCGCCTTCGGTCAGCGCCGCAAGATGCTCCGCTCCAGCCTCAAGGCCCTGGGGGGCGAGCCGCTCATCACGGCCGCGGGCCTGGACCCGGCCGCCCGCGCCGAGGTCGTGCCGGTGGCGGGTTTCCTGGCGCTCGCCGACGCCTGGCTGGCGCGGCGCGAAGCCCCGGCGACGGCCGCTCCTCGTGGACGCTGA
- a CDS encoding DEAD/DEAH box helicase has product MTEFSDLGLSPATLKAVAETGYTTATPIQAEAIPMALQGRDVLGIAQTGTGKTAAFTLPMIDRLAAGRAKARMPRALVIAPTRELADQVSASFEKYAMGQKLTWALLIGGVSFKDQEQKLDRGVDVLIATPGRLLDHFERGKLLMTGVQIMVVDEADRMLDMGFIPDLERIFKLTPAKKQTLFFSATMPPEITRLTKQFLNDPVRIEASRPATTAETITQYLVRIPSADPKAKRTALRELIGRAEINNGIVFCNRKTEVDIVAKSLKKHGFDAAAIHGDLDQATRMRTLESFRNGELKLLCASDVAARGLDIPAVSHVFNFDVPHHADDYVHRIGRTGRAGRTGEAFMIVTPADSKNLDKVLKLIGKTPEEVSLDLDWANIKDEPRPGRGRERGGRERKRKPREAREPRPRREKAEAAPAPAAEPAAQPQPAPRPARERPAEESRPARAERPARERPERERSERERPQRERPERERAEAQDRRRGRDDGDRVVGFGSDVPAFLQRPPPRSTKD; this is encoded by the coding sequence ATGACCGAATTTTCCGATCTTGGGCTATCGCCCGCGACCCTGAAGGCCGTCGCCGAGACGGGCTACACCACCGCTACGCCGATCCAAGCCGAAGCCATTCCCATGGCGCTGCAGGGCCGCGACGTCCTGGGCATCGCCCAGACCGGCACCGGCAAGACGGCGGCTTTCACCCTGCCGATGATCGACCGGCTGGCCGCCGGCCGCGCCAAGGCGCGCATGCCGCGGGCCCTCGTCATCGCCCCCACCCGCGAGCTCGCGGACCAGGTCTCGGCCTCGTTCGAGAAGTACGCCATGGGTCAGAAGCTGACCTGGGCGCTGCTGATCGGCGGCGTCTCGTTCAAGGACCAGGAACAGAAGCTGGACCGCGGCGTCGACGTGCTGATCGCCACGCCCGGCCGCCTCCTCGACCACTTCGAGCGGGGCAAGCTGCTGATGACCGGCGTGCAGATCATGGTGGTCGACGAAGCCGACCGCATGCTCGACATGGGCTTCATCCCGGACCTCGAGCGCATCTTCAAGCTGACCCCCGCCAAGAAGCAGACGCTGTTCTTCTCGGCCACCATGCCGCCCGAGATCACGCGCCTCACCAAGCAGTTCCTGAACGATCCGGTGCGGATCGAGGCCTCGCGCCCGGCCACCACGGCCGAGACCATCACCCAGTACCTCGTCCGCATCCCCAGCGCCGATCCGAAGGCCAAGCGGACCGCGCTGCGCGAGCTGATCGGTCGCGCCGAGATCAACAACGGCATCGTCTTCTGCAACCGCAAGACGGAAGTCGACATCGTCGCCAAGTCGCTGAAGAAGCACGGCTTCGACGCCGCGGCGATCCACGGCGACCTCGACCAGGCCACCCGCATGCGGACGCTTGAGAGCTTCCGCAACGGCGAGCTGAAGCTGCTCTGCGCCTCGGACGTGGCCGCCCGGGGGCTCGACATTCCCGCCGTCAGCCACGTCTTCAACTTCGACGTGCCGCACCACGCCGACGACTACGTCCACCGGATCGGCCGCACCGGCCGCGCGGGCCGGACGGGCGAGGCGTTCATGATCGTCACGCCGGCCGACTCCAAGAACCTGGACAAGGTCCTGAAGCTGATCGGCAAGACTCCCGAAGAGGTCAGCCTCGACCTCGACTGGGCGAACATCAAGGACGAGCCCCGCCCTGGGCGGGGACGCGAACGCGGCGGCCGCGAGCGCAAGCGCAAGCCGCGCGAGGCCCGCGAACCGCGGCCGAGGCGCGAGAAGGCCGAGGCGGCGCCCGCGCCGGCTGCAGAGCCGGCGGCCCAGCCCCAGCCCGCACCCCGGCCCGCACGCGAGCGCCCCGCCGAGGAGTCCCGCCCCGCCCGGGCCGAACGTCCCGCGCGCGAACGGCCTGAACGTGAACGGTCGGAACGTGAACGGCCCCAACGCGAGCGCCCCGAGCGCGAGCGTGCGGAGGCCCAGGACCGCCGCCGCGGCCGCGACGACGGCGACCGGGTCGTGGGCTTCGGCTCCGACGTGCCGGCGTTCCTGCAGCGTCCGCCGCCGCGCTCGACCAAGGATTGA
- a CDS encoding GGDEF domain-containing protein encodes MSSDVETSLRGPKAYALARKAIEAMEAHQVWPTALNFELWVHYVAAKDSALATEIDHLIEAGEPFTDAVGEQLAAQFLPKAKLNGEILEAGQTLSKELDSVSRAIESARETSEAYGQQLASASESLDGEDAQAIKSMVETLTVATRKVREENHALESQLQDTTAELGRLREHLEQVRRDAMTDALSGLANRKAFDEALERACDQGEQGGPVTLAVIDIDHFKSFNDTWGHQTGDQVIRYVASVIQRCSPAPRVSARYGGEEFAIIFPGESARDSLAVLEAVREEVSSRILKRRSTNEDLGAITISAGIAERKPGESPASLVERADSALYASKRGGRNRTSCADPIAAAA; translated from the coding sequence ATGTCTTCCGACGTCGAAACATCGCTCCGGGGCCCGAAGGCCTACGCGCTGGCCCGCAAGGCGATCGAGGCCATGGAAGCGCACCAGGTCTGGCCGACCGCGCTCAACTTCGAGCTCTGGGTGCACTACGTCGCGGCCAAGGATTCCGCCCTGGCCACCGAGATCGACCATCTGATCGAGGCCGGCGAACCGTTCACCGATGCGGTGGGCGAGCAGCTGGCCGCCCAGTTCCTGCCCAAGGCCAAGCTGAACGGCGAGATCCTCGAGGCGGGTCAGACCCTGTCGAAGGAACTGGACAGCGTCTCGCGCGCCATCGAATCCGCCCGCGAGACCTCCGAGGCCTACGGCCAGCAGCTGGCCAGCGCCAGCGAGTCGCTCGACGGCGAGGACGCCCAGGCGATCAAGTCGATGGTCGAGACCCTGACTGTCGCCACGCGCAAGGTGCGGGAGGAGAACCATGCGCTGGAAAGCCAGCTGCAGGACACGACCGCCGAACTCGGCCGCCTGCGCGAGCACCTGGAGCAGGTGCGCCGCGACGCGATGACCGACGCCCTTTCGGGGCTGGCCAACCGCAAGGCCTTCGACGAGGCGCTGGAGCGGGCCTGCGACCAGGGCGAACAGGGCGGCCCGGTGACCCTGGCGGTCATCGACATCGACCATTTCAAGAGCTTCAACGACACCTGGGGCCACCAGACGGGCGACCAGGTGATCCGCTACGTAGCCAGCGTGATCCAGCGCTGCAGCCCCGCCCCGCGGGTTTCGGCGCGCTACGGCGGCGAGGAGTTCGCCATCATCTTCCCCGGCGAGAGCGCCCGGGACTCGCTGGCGGTCCTGGAGGCTGTGCGCGAGGAGGTCTCGTCCCGCATCCTCAAGCGCCGCTCGACCAACGAGGACCTCGGGGCGATCACGATCTCGGCCGGCATCGCCGAGCGCAAGCCGGGGGAAAGCCCCGCCAGCCTCGTCGAGCGCGCCGACAGCGCCCTCTACGCCTCCAAGCGCGGCGGCCGCAACCGCACCTCCTGCGCCGATCCGATCGCCGCGGCGGCCTGA
- a CDS encoding enoyl-CoA hydratase/isomerase, translated as MDGAQAASKVKTEVQDGVGVITLSDPSTLNAAGMELMGDLVGAFQAMVDDDAVRAIVITGEGRGFCSGANLSGGPNRVSDSGKGPNQALLKVYNPFVTQLRRSPKPVVAAVNGVAAGVGVSLALACDLAVAGESAYFLLAFRRIGLVPDGGATWLLPRLVGKARAMELMLLGEKLPAKTAAEWGLINKCVPDAEVMAAAMEYAKALATGPASLGMTRNLVWDALDAPWHLQLEAEAYAQGDAGRTEDAREGVMAFIQKRPTAFKGR; from the coding sequence ATGGACGGCGCTCAAGCGGCCAGCAAGGTGAAGACCGAGGTCCAGGACGGCGTGGGGGTGATCACCCTCTCCGACCCTTCGACGCTGAACGCCGCCGGCATGGAGCTGATGGGCGACCTGGTCGGCGCCTTCCAGGCGATGGTCGACGACGACGCCGTCCGCGCCATCGTGATCACGGGCGAAGGCCGCGGCTTCTGCTCGGGTGCGAACCTGTCGGGCGGCCCAAACCGCGTGTCGGATTCCGGCAAGGGCCCGAACCAGGCGCTGCTGAAAGTCTACAATCCCTTCGTCACCCAGCTCCGCCGGTCGCCCAAGCCGGTCGTGGCGGCGGTGAACGGCGTGGCCGCCGGCGTCGGCGTCTCTCTGGCGCTGGCCTGCGATCTCGCGGTGGCGGGAGAGAGCGCCTACTTCCTGCTGGCGTTCCGGCGGATCGGCCTGGTTCCCGACGGCGGCGCCACCTGGCTGCTGCCGCGCCTCGTGGGCAAGGCCCGCGCCATGGAGCTGATGCTGCTGGGCGAGAAGCTGCCGGCCAAGACCGCCGCCGAATGGGGCCTGATCAACAAGTGCGTTCCGGACGCCGAGGTGATGGCGGCGGCGATGGAGTACGCCAAGGCGCTGGCGACCGGGCCGGCCTCGCTGGGCATGACCCGCAACCTCGTCTGGGATGCGCTGGACGCCCCCTGGCACCTGCAGCTCGAGGCCGAGGCCTATGCGCAGGGCGACGCCGGCCGCACCGAGGACGCGCGCGAGGGCGTCATGGCGTTCATCCAGAAGCGGCCCACGGCGTTCAAGGGGCGCTGA
- a CDS encoding 2TM domain-containing protein has translation MTDDAELRRLAVRRADMKLGFRTHLMAYAIVNAGLALINILTSPGDWWVQWPMFGWGLGLVAHGAVVYFDGEGVRDRMIEAELEKLRQKR, from the coding sequence ATGACCGACGACGCCGAACTCCGCCGCCTGGCCGTGCGCCGGGCGGACATGAAGCTGGGCTTCCGCACGCACCTGATGGCCTACGCCATCGTCAACGCGGGCCTGGCGCTCATCAACATCCTCACATCGCCCGGCGACTGGTGGGTCCAGTGGCCGATGTTCGGCTGGGGCCTGGGCCTCGTCGCGCACGGGGCCGTCGTCTATTTCGACGGCGAGGGCGTGCGCGACCGGATGATCGAGGCCGAGCTGGAGAAGCTGCGCCAGAAGCGCTAG
- a CDS encoding HesB/IscA family protein, whose translation MANLEVTPQPRQRRPRPKVVTLTERAAERVREIMGKADKPYAGLRVGVKNGGCAGQEYVLEYAETADPMDEVVEDKGVTILVEPKAVLFLIGSEIDYEVSKLSAKFVFHNPNETDACGCGESVTIQPAKLD comes from the coding sequence ATGGCGAACCTCGAAGTCACCCCCCAGCCGCGCCAGCGGCGTCCGCGTCCCAAGGTGGTCACGCTCACCGAGCGGGCGGCCGAGCGCGTGCGCGAAATCATGGGTAAGGCGGATAAGCCCTACGCCGGCCTGCGCGTGGGCGTGAAGAACGGCGGCTGCGCCGGCCAGGAATACGTCCTCGAATACGCAGAGACAGCCGATCCGATGGACGAGGTGGTCGAGGACAAGGGCGTGACCATCCTGGTCGAGCCCAAGGCCGTCCTGTTCCTGATCGGTTCCGAGATCGACTACGAAGTCAGCAAGCTCTCGGCCAAGTTCGTGTTCCACAATCCCAACGAGACCGACGCCTGCGGCTGCGGCGAGAGCGTGACCATCCAGCCGGCCAAGCTGGATTAG
- a CDS encoding SUF system Fe-S cluster assembly protein codes for MDDGASIETTATTPLSQAELDRLTDQLIEKLKTVYDPEIPVDIYELGLIYKVDVSDDKDVAIDMTLTAPGCPVAGEMPGWVEDAVMEIDDIKSCKVELVFDPPWDPSRMSDEAKLQLNMF; via the coding sequence ATGGATGACGGCGCTTCCATCGAAACCACGGCCACGACGCCGCTCTCCCAGGCGGAGCTCGACCGGCTGACGGACCAGCTGATCGAGAAGCTGAAGACGGTCTATGACCCTGAGATCCCGGTCGACATCTACGAGCTGGGGCTCATCTACAAGGTCGACGTCTCGGACGACAAGGACGTGGCCATCGACATGACCCTGACGGCGCCGGGCTGCCCCGTGGCGGGCGAGATGCCGGGGTGGGTCGAGGACGCGGTCATGGAGATCGACGACATCAAGTCGTGCAAGGTCGAGCTGGTGTTCGATCCGCCGTGGGACCCCTCGCGCATGTCGGACGAGGCCAAGCTGCAGCTGAACATGTTCTGA
- a CDS encoding cysteine desulfurase, with product MAFDAEQVRAEFPILQRQVHGKPLVYLDSAASAQKPRAVIEAMTRAMEHSYANVHRGLHTLANETTDAYEAARRKAAAFIGAAEGEIVFTKGGTEAVNLVASGLAARLQPGDEIVLSEMEHHANIVPWHFLRDRCGAVLKWVPVLDDGSLDLAAYQGLLGPRTRVVALSHMSNVLGTINPAKDLARMAHEAGALVLFDGCQAIVHKPVDVKDIDADFYVFSGHKLYGPTGIGVLYGKAELLAQLPPYQGGGEMIGTVTLDEITYADPPHRFEAGTPPILEAIGLGAAIDWLSAQDRIAIAEHEHRLYQRVRERLAGANWLKVIGEAPGKGAVLSFTMEGAHAHDVAQILDRYGVAVRAGTHCAEPLMRRFGVTSSARASFALYNTEAEADAFVDALTKTQAFFA from the coding sequence ATGGCCTTCGACGCCGAACAGGTCCGCGCCGAGTTCCCGATCCTGCAGCGGCAGGTGCATGGCAAGCCGCTGGTCTATCTCGATAGCGCCGCCTCGGCCCAGAAGCCTCGGGCGGTGATCGAGGCCATGACGCGGGCGATGGAGCACTCCTACGCCAACGTCCACCGCGGCCTGCACACCCTGGCCAACGAGACGACCGACGCCTATGAGGCCGCCCGGCGCAAGGCGGCCGCGTTCATCGGCGCCGCCGAGGGCGAGATCGTCTTCACCAAGGGCGGCACCGAGGCGGTGAACCTGGTGGCCTCGGGCCTGGCCGCGCGGCTGCAGCCGGGCGACGAGATCGTGCTCTCCGAGATGGAGCACCACGCCAACATCGTCCCCTGGCACTTCCTGCGCGACCGCTGCGGCGCGGTGCTGAAGTGGGTCCCGGTGCTGGACGACGGCTCGCTCGACCTCGCGGCCTACCAGGGCCTGCTGGGCCCCCGGACCCGGGTGGTTGCGCTCTCCCACATGTCCAATGTGCTGGGGACCATCAACCCGGCCAAGGACCTGGCGCGCATGGCGCACGAGGCCGGCGCCCTGGTGCTGTTCGACGGCTGCCAGGCCATCGTCCACAAGCCGGTGGACGTGAAGGACATCGACGCCGACTTCTACGTCTTCTCGGGCCACAAGCTGTACGGCCCCACGGGCATCGGCGTCCTCTACGGCAAGGCCGAGCTCCTGGCGCAGCTTCCGCCCTACCAGGGCGGCGGCGAGATGATCGGCACGGTCACGCTGGACGAGATCACCTACGCCGACCCGCCGCACCGCTTCGAAGCCGGCACGCCGCCGATCCTGGAGGCCATCGGCCTGGGCGCGGCGATCGACTGGCTCTCGGCCCAGGACCGGATCGCCATCGCCGAGCACGAGCACCGCCTGTACCAGCGGGTCCGCGAACGCCTGGCCGGCGCCAACTGGCTGAAGGTGATCGGCGAGGCGCCGGGGAAGGGCGCCGTCCTCTCGTTCACCATGGAGGGCGCGCACGCCCACGACGTGGCCCAGATCCTCGATCGCTACGGGGTGGCGGTGCGGGCCGGGACCCACTGCGCCGAGCCGCTCATGCGGCGTTTCGGGGTGACGTCGAGCGCCCGGGCCTCCTTCGCCCTATATAACACCGAGGCCGAGGCGGACGCGTTCGTCGACGCCCTCACCAAGACGCAAGCCTTCTTCGCCTAG
- the sufD gene encoding Fe-S cluster assembly protein SufD, producing the protein MSVALAIRARDASALPGKRDEDWRWTDLRGLIRQVPDPSAPYAGEPPPGPFDAIEADAVHILANGGRAEIDVPAGQLRTVRLRIAAQGAGAHASQVEVRVGEGATLRLLESHDSDDASLAHTAFDFHLAAGASVERIVVADDHPEAVNVTQAEVRITSGGQFAQNVFTTGARRQRLETGVHHPGQKAIVRLDGVYLLEGKAHADLTTIVTHAGRDGRTEQLTKGVVRDQARGVFQGRIVVAEGADGTDARMGHHALIVSDRAEVDAKPELEIYADDVSCAHGNTVGALDEDALFYARQRGIPEAEARAMLTEAFVGEVVDRVAFAPARDVAAAWVAARLRGA; encoded by the coding sequence TTGAGCGTCGCCCTCGCCATACGCGCCCGCGACGCCTCGGCGCTTCCCGGGAAGCGCGACGAGGACTGGCGCTGGACCGACCTGCGCGGCCTGATCCGCCAGGTGCCCGATCCGTCGGCACCCTACGCCGGGGAGCCGCCTCCGGGCCCGTTCGACGCGATCGAGGCGGATGCGGTCCACATCCTGGCCAACGGCGGCCGGGCCGAGATCGACGTGCCGGCCGGCCAGCTCCGGACCGTGCGGCTGCGGATCGCCGCCCAGGGCGCCGGCGCCCACGCCTCCCAGGTGGAGGTGCGGGTGGGCGAGGGCGCGACCCTGCGCCTGCTGGAGAGCCACGACAGCGACGACGCCTCGCTGGCCCACACCGCGTTCGACTTCCACCTCGCCGCCGGAGCCTCGGTCGAGCGGATCGTCGTCGCGGACGACCACCCCGAGGCGGTCAACGTGACCCAGGCCGAGGTGCGGATCACGTCCGGCGGACAGTTCGCCCAGAACGTCTTCACGACCGGCGCCCGCCGCCAGCGCCTGGAGACCGGCGTGCATCACCCAGGGCAGAAAGCGATCGTCCGCCTCGACGGCGTCTACCTTCTGGAGGGCAAGGCGCACGCCGACCTGACGACGATCGTCACCCATGCCGGCCGCGACGGCCGCACCGAGCAGCTGACCAAGGGCGTCGTGCGCGACCAGGCGCGCGGCGTCTTCCAGGGCCGCATCGTGGTCGCCGAGGGCGCCGACGGCACCGACGCGCGCATGGGCCACCACGCGCTCATCGTCTCGGACCGGGCCGAGGTGGACGCCAAGCCCGAGCTCGAGATCTACGCCGACGACGTCTCCTGCGCCCACGGCAATACGGTAGGGGCCCTGGACGAGGACGCGCTGTTCTACGCCCGCCAGCGGGGCATCCCCGAGGCGGAGGCCCGGGCCATGCTGACGGAGGCCTTTGTGGGCGAGGTGGTCGACCGGGTGGCGTTTGCGCCCGCCCGCGATGTCGCCGCCGCGTGGGTCGCCGCGCGTCTGAGGGGCGCCTGA